From the genome of Mycteria americana isolate JAX WOST 10 ecotype Jacksonville Zoo and Gardens chromosome 12, USCA_MyAme_1.0, whole genome shotgun sequence, one region includes:
- the SNN gene encoding stannin produces MSIMDHSPTTGVVTVIVILIAIAALGALILGCWCYLRLQRISQSEDEESIVGEGETKEPFLLVQYSAKGPCVERKAKLTPNGTEVHS; encoded by the coding sequence ATGTCTATTATGGATCATAGCCCCACCACTGGAGTGGTGACCGTTATTGTTATTTTGATTGCTATTGCGGCTCTTGGTGCCTTGATACTGGGCTGCTGGTGTTACCTGCGTCTGCAGAGGATCAGCCAGTCTGAAGATGAGGAAAGCATTGTGGGTGAAGGAGAAACCAAAGAGCCCTTTCTTCTGGTGCAGTACTCTGCTAAAGGACCTTGTGTAGAGAGGAAAGCTAAGCTAACTCCAAATGGCACAGAAGTACATAGCTAA